The following proteins come from a genomic window of Hyla sarda isolate aHylSar1 unplaced genomic scaffold, aHylSar1.hap1 scaffold_627, whole genome shotgun sequence:
- the LOC130341775 gene encoding IgGFc-binding protein-like, with amino-acid sequence MGQMLPGGLSWRRLTSKGTYFLTMFMQNTNSAESPGWEMLVTGTSPSTSVTISVNKSNFMKTVKVGKGETVTIEIPNPLEKKGTGLSPRSISIKASAEITVMTRNYKKTSGDVASIYPVDQWGVEYYIITPYNGPSNQYTEFGVLASDTATSVTMVLSGAVQFNGKNYQKGDTLTVNLEPSQFVQVQSKDDLSGTKVTSQYPTAVLSGHTCAPSNGGGCGHVYEQLKPVESWGTSYFIPGLSFQSEYDQVYVMAPKATCIHHQSGGQKVKTNIAAGNVMRVNVSASSPFSIHSNDRIQILFNGRGGKNKGKSFGPFLTKIPDIDSFDLSFNLIRQEDFDNNMAVMIAKTSSAPGITLNGNALQNAKWTEFPESEYSWAEYDYGSDSSSNRVQHPTSPFGLLSIGYSMNKAYGSVAPDIQAPGASLPEPIGNNSKTLSGKSKLTAKFLDDDKK; translated from the exons ATGGGACAAATGCTTCCAGGTGGACTCA GTTGGAGGAGATTGACCTCAAAAGGAACGTACTTTCTCACCATGTTCATGCAGAACACGAACTCTGCTGAAAGCCCGGGGTGGGAAATGTTAGTGACCGGGACTTCACCGTCCACCTCTGTAACTATCTCCGTCAACAAGTCCAACTTCATGAAGACCGTCAAAGTCGGGAAAGGAGAAACAGTAACAATTGAGATTCCAAATCCTCTAGAGAAGAAAGGGACCGGGTTGTCCCCACGTAGCATCAGCATTAAAGCCAGTGCAGAGATCACAGTGATGACCCGAAACTATAAGAAAACCAGTGGAGATGTGGCTTCTATCTACCCAGTTGACCAGTGGGGAGTAGAATACTACATAATCACCCCTTATAATGGACCTTCTAACCAGTATACAGAATTCGGGGTCCTTGCCTCTGACACTGCAACATCAGTCACCATGGTCCTCAGCGGAGCCGTACAATTCAATGGGAAGAATTATCAAAAGGGCGACACCCTGACCGTGAATCTGGAGCCATCGCAGTTTGTACAGGTTCAGAGTAAAGATGACCTCTCCGGGACCAAGGTGACATCTCAGTACCCTACTGCTGTCCTATCGGGCCATACGTGTGCTCCTAGTAATGGAGGAGGTTGTGGCCATGTTTATGAACAGCTAAAACCTGTGGAAAGTTGGGGAACGTCCTACTTCATCCCAGGCCTGTCCTTCCAGTCGGAATATGACCAAGTATATGTCATGGCTCCTAAAGCCACTTGTATCCATCACCAGTCAGGTGGACAAAAGGTGAAGACCAACATAGCAGCAGGAAACGTCATGAGGGTTAACGTCTCCGCGTCTTCACCCTTTTCCATCCACAGCAATGATAGAATTCAGATCCTATTTAATGGCAGAGGTGGAAAAAATAAGGGTAAATCCTTTGGACCTTTCCTGACCAAAATCCCAGACATCGATTCCTTTGACCTTTCATTCAACCTCATCAGGCAGGAGGACTTTGACAACAATATGGCAGTTATGATAGCGAAGACCTCGAGTGCACCTGGAATCACTCTTAATGGGAACGCTCTACAAAACGCCAAGTGGACGGAGTTCCCTGAGTCTGAATATTCCTGGGCAGAATATGATTATGGAAGTGACTCCAGCTCCAACAGGGTGCAGCACCCTACATCACCGTTTGGTCTCCTGTCTATTGGTTACTCCATGAATAAGGCCTACGGGTCTGTGGCACCTGATATACAAG CTCCTGGGGCTTCGTTACCTGAACCAATTG GAAATAATTCAAAAACGTTATCAGGAAAATCCAAGTTGACAGCAA AATTCCTAGATGACGATAAAAAGTAG